A window of Novosphingobium terrae contains these coding sequences:
- a CDS encoding PAS domain-containing sensor histidine kinase: MDDLLIAHPPQDHPPRDYGISTADAVPALISFFDADHICRFANDHHIDWYGRGPGELVGLHMREFLGEEAYASRRPYLERVAAGESISFEAEVPHWSGNWREAAIRYVPRMGARGFEGFHILVFDLSREQHRFHSVFDGTVVGFLEIDLTPVRALVEELESRVDDLKTHIAGDLSVVRRALEITPIVGLNEKASQMLGASPREAIGTRLGRWCPDASLGAWNNIFLHYLARAVSYEEETVISRRDDSLLDVILSAAFPKRPEEQVLVVVGLVDISERVAKEQALARVQAELVHAARVSMLGEMVASIAHEVNQPLSAVVANGHAALRWLNRPMPDVEEAKSAIRRIVAEGQRASEIIASTRRMAVKSAGERANFALHEMILEAVSITRRQIANLGATLTSDLACPSVTMAGDRIQLQQVLINLIVNAAQAMEDQPDGTRSIAVTAQRLEKGIAIAVIDTGPGLGDIDADQLFEAFFTTKKDGMGMGLSVSKSIVEAHGGSIRALPGVAGGTMFRVELPIA, translated from the coding sequence ATGGATGATCTGCTGATCGCCCATCCACCGCAGGACCATCCGCCCCGCGACTATGGCATTTCGACGGCCGATGCGGTGCCGGCGCTGATCTCCTTCTTCGATGCCGACCACATCTGCCGCTTCGCCAACGATCACCATATTGACTGGTATGGGCGCGGCCCCGGCGAGTTGGTGGGCCTGCATATGCGGGAGTTTCTGGGGGAGGAGGCCTATGCCTCGCGGCGGCCTTATCTGGAACGGGTCGCTGCCGGTGAAAGCATTTCCTTCGAGGCGGAGGTTCCCCATTGGTCCGGCAACTGGCGCGAGGCGGCGATCCGCTATGTGCCGCGCATGGGCGCGCGGGGCTTCGAGGGCTTCCACATTCTGGTCTTCGATCTCTCGCGTGAGCAGCACCGCTTTCACAGCGTCTTCGATGGCACGGTGGTCGGCTTTCTCGAAATCGACCTGACGCCTGTGCGCGCGCTGGTCGAGGAGCTGGAAAGCAGGGTGGACGATCTGAAAACCCATATCGCCGGCGATCTTTCCGTGGTGCGCCGCGCGCTTGAGATCACCCCGATTGTCGGGCTTAACGAAAAGGCCAGCCAGATGCTGGGCGCCTCACCGCGCGAAGCGATCGGCACAAGGCTGGGGCGCTGGTGCCCCGATGCCAGCCTGGGGGCGTGGAACAACATCTTCCTCCATTATCTCGCCCGCGCGGTGAGTTATGAGGAGGAGACGGTCATCTCACGCCGGGATGACAGCCTGCTCGATGTCATCCTCAGCGCCGCCTTTCCCAAGCGGCCCGAGGAGCAGGTGCTGGTGGTCGTGGGGCTGGTCGACATCAGTGAGCGCGTCGCCAAGGAGCAGGCGCTGGCGCGCGTGCAGGCCGAACTGGTGCATGCCGCGCGCGTCTCGATGCTGGGCGAGATGGTGGCCTCGATTGCCCATGAGGTGAACCAGCCGCTGAGCGCCGTGGTGGCCAATGGCCATGCCGCCTTGCGCTGGCTCAACCGCCCGATGCCGGATGTCGAGGAAGCCAAGTCTGCCATTCGGCGCATCGTGGCCGAAGGCCAGCGTGCGTCCGAGATCATTGCCAGCACCCGCAGGATGGCGGTGAAAAGCGCCGGTGAGCGCGCCAATTTCGCCCTCCACGAGATGATCCTGGAGGCGGTGAGCATCACCCGCCGGCAGATCGCCAATCTTGGCGCGACTCTCACCAGCGATCTTGCCTGCCCGTCAGTAACGATGGCGGGCGATCGCATTCAGCTGCAGCAGGTGCTGATCAATCTGATCGTCAATGCCGCGCAGGCCATGGAGGATCAACCCGACGGCACGCGCAGCATTGCCGTCACGGCGCAAAGGCTGGAGAAGGGCATCGCCATCGCGGTGATCGACACAGGCCCGGGGTTGGGTGATATCGATGCCGATCAGCTGTTTGAAGCCTTCTTCACCACCAAGAAGGATGGCATGGGCATGGGGCTTTCGGTGTCGAAAAGCATCGTGGAGGCGCATGGCGGCAGCATCCGCGCCTTGCCGGGCGTGGCAGGCGGAACGATGTTTCGGGTGGAGCTGCCGATTGCCTGA
- a CDS encoding nuclear transport factor 2 family protein translates to MFDYDALLQANVMQVFNERNHSLREDAMARLWTDAPSMIEAEEVLIGRHAISRHVAALHERLPAGTRFTPLAPAIGHHDTAILRWAAAIPGQNPHVFGTDLALIRDGRIDQLYVFLDRR, encoded by the coding sequence ATGTTCGATTACGATGCCCTTCTGCAGGCCAACGTCATGCAGGTCTTCAACGAGAGGAACCATAGCCTGCGTGAGGACGCCATGGCCCGGCTCTGGACCGATGCCCCCTCCATGATCGAGGCGGAGGAGGTCCTGATCGGTCGCCATGCCATTTCTCGCCATGTCGCTGCTCTGCATGAGCGCTTGCCGGCGGGAACCCGCTTCACGCCGCTGGCGCCTGCCATCGGGCACCATGATACGGCGATCCTGCGCTGGGCCGCGGCGATCCCCGGGCAGAACCCGCATGTGTTCGGCACCGATCTGGCCCTGATCAGGGATGGCCGGATCGACCAGCTCTATGTGTTCCTGGACAGGCGCTGA
- a CDS encoding response regulator transcription factor — MQSAPSKTDPQALQAVHVIDDDQALRVALDSLFRSVGYAVHTFGSAADFMASDRVAAAGCLVLDIRLPGISGLDFQAKLADAGVTMPVILMTGHGDIPMTVRGMKAGAVDFLPKPFREQDMLDAVATAMAQDQAARLEREGSQDLRSRFETLSTREREVMTRVATGKMNKQIAFDLSLSEITIKIHRGNAMRKMGAKTLADFVKMAETLKLTVE; from the coding sequence ATGCAAAGCGCACCGTCAAAAACCGATCCTCAGGCTTTGCAGGCTGTGCATGTGATCGATGACGATCAGGCCCTGCGCGTCGCGCTCGACAGCCTGTTCCGCTCGGTCGGCTATGCGGTTCACACCTTTGGCAGCGCCGCGGATTTCATGGCCTCCGATCGCGTTGCGGCGGCGGGCTGCCTGGTGCTCGATATCCGGCTGCCCGGGATCAGCGGGCTGGATTTTCAGGCCAAGCTTGCCGATGCGGGCGTCACCATGCCGGTGATCCTGATGACCGGCCATGGCGATATTCCGATGACCGTGCGCGGCATGAAGGCCGGTGCGGTGGATTTCCTGCCAAAGCCCTTCCGTGAGCAGGACATGCTCGATGCCGTGGCCACTGCCATGGCTCAGGATCAGGCCGCCCGTCTGGAACGGGAAGGGTCGCAGGACCTGCGCAGCCGCTTCGAAACGCTGTCCACCCGCGAGCGGGAGGTCATGACTCGGGTCGCGACGGGCAAGATGAACAAGCAGATCGCCTTCGACCTGAGCCTGAGCGAGATCACGATCAAGATCCACCGGGGCAATGCCATGCGCAAGATGGGCGCGAAAACTCTCGCCGATTTCGTGAAGATGGCCGAAACGCTGAAGCTCACCGTTGAATGA
- a CDS encoding YeiH family protein: MASIFPLRSAARRLFPGLALCLAVTGAAFATQRVEEFAFGRAWLEALVLAILIGTTLRSLWTPDSRWFPGITFSAKFLLEAAVVLLGVSVSARTIWAAGPWMLLGIAGVVIMAIGASFLIGRLLHLSPRMALLVACGNSICGNSAIAAVAPVIGADGDDVAASIGFTAVLGVLVVLGLPLLGIALHLDGLQYGALAGLTVYAVPQVLAAAAPMGASAVQMGTLVKLVRVLMLGPVCLLLSVVSPRLREEGGEAAPHVVAGERPALHHLVPWFIVGFLLLLAARSFRLVPHALIAPAGSVATFLTVVSMAALGLGVDVRSVASAGGRVTAAVVLSLLTLGAISLGLIHLLHIA; encoded by the coding sequence ATGGCTTCGATCTTTCCTCTTCGCTCTGCGGCAAGGCGTCTCTTTCCCGGCCTTGCCCTCTGCCTTGCTGTCACCGGCGCGGCTTTCGCGACGCAGCGGGTGGAGGAATTCGCTTTCGGTCGCGCCTGGCTGGAAGCGCTGGTGCTGGCCATTCTGATCGGCACCACGCTGCGTTCGCTCTGGACGCCGGACAGCCGCTGGTTTCCCGGCATCACCTTCAGCGCCAAATTCCTGCTTGAGGCAGCCGTGGTGCTGCTCGGTGTTTCGGTCAGCGCCAGAACGATCTGGGCGGCGGGGCCATGGATGCTGCTGGGCATTGCCGGCGTGGTGATCATGGCCATCGGTGCCAGCTTCCTGATCGGGCGCCTGCTGCATCTCTCGCCGCGCATGGCGTTGCTGGTGGCTTGCGGCAACTCGATCTGCGGCAATTCGGCCATTGCCGCCGTGGCTCCGGTGATCGGCGCGGATGGCGATGATGTCGCCGCCTCGATCGGCTTTACGGCGGTGCTGGGCGTGCTTGTGGTGCTGGGCCTGCCCTTGCTGGGGATCGCGCTGCATCTCGACGGGCTGCAATATGGCGCGCTGGCCGGCTTGACGGTCTATGCCGTGCCTCAGGTGCTGGCTGCGGCGGCACCCATGGGCGCCAGTGCCGTGCAGATGGGCACGCTGGTCAAGCTGGTGCGCGTGCTGATGCTGGGGCCGGTGTGTCTGCTGCTTTCGGTGGTGTCACCCCGCCTGCGTGAGGAGGGTGGCGAGGCTGCGCCTCATGTGGTCGCCGGAGAGCGCCCCGCGCTGCACCATCTCGTGCCCTGGTTCATTGTCGGTTTCCTGCTGCTGCTGGCGGCGCGCTCCTTCCGTCTGGTGCCCCATGCGTTGATTGCTCCGGCGGGCAGCGTCGCGACCTTCCTGACGGTGGTGTCGATGGCGGCTCTGGGGCTGGGTGTCGATGTGCGCAGCGTGGCCTCGGCGGGCGGACGGGTGACGGCAGCGGTGGTGCTGTCACTGCTGACGCTGGGGGCGATCAGCCTCGGCCTGATCCATCTGCTGCATATCGCATGA
- a CDS encoding cytochrome b: MSRNPQDFHPLLRLLHWLMALMVLAMMFIGVGMVSTAGPLYPALLALHRPVGIAILVLVLIRLPLRLATGAPPLPEDLAPAQKLVAKASHVLLYASMVGMPLIGWAMLSAGGYPVVVSGLVLPPILPHDLQIYALLRWAHTVIALLFFALVLLHLSAALFHGLIRRDGVLRSMTSGHRRAGRADP, translated from the coding sequence ATGAGCCGCAACCCTCAGGATTTCCATCCGCTGCTGCGACTGCTCCATTGGCTGATGGCGCTGATGGTGCTGGCGATGATGTTTATCGGCGTGGGCATGGTTTCGACCGCCGGTCCGCTCTATCCGGCACTGCTGGCGCTGCACCGACCGGTGGGGATTGCCATTCTCGTGCTGGTGCTGATCCGCCTGCCGTTGCGGCTGGCCACGGGGGCACCGCCCTTGCCGGAAGACCTGGCTCCCGCACAGAAGCTGGTGGCCAAGGCTTCGCATGTGCTGCTCTATGCCAGCATGGTGGGCATGCCGCTGATCGGTTGGGCGATGCTGTCGGCGGGTGGATACCCAGTGGTGGTGAGCGGCCTGGTGCTGCCACCGATCCTGCCGCATGATCTGCAGATCTACGCGCTGTTGCGCTGGGCCCACACGGTAATCGCGCTGCTGTTCTTCGCTTTGGTGCTGCTGCATCTGAGCGCCGCACTGTTCCACGGCCTGATCCGCCGCGATGGCGTACTGCGCAGCATGACCAGCGGGCATCGCCGCGCAGGCAGGGCTGACCCATGA
- a CDS encoding catalase family peroxidase yields the protein MPPTKPMSFGALAVIGAVALALPLGLAWAGGLIGPHRINGGDVTAALEDNGGLHPGYRRAHAKGLCFSGSFEANGNGTALSRASALRAGTYPVIGRFSLAGGNPLAGDGRNVFHAMALRLRTPDGHEWRMAMDHTPIFPVADVASFIALQRATKPDPKTGKPDPAAMKPFLAQHPEVKAFQTYIAAAILPDSFANATYYSISAFRFTDAAGTTRFVRWQFDPEAPLSGLDKKHLDALPRDALFQEMIARTAKGPSRWHLKLVVANPGDVTDKATVAWTGAHRTVDAGVLTLTSVQPEENGACRDLNFDPTILPPGISLSDDPLLGARSKTYSSSFNRRAGEGVHPSAAGQDLAKEKGQ from the coding sequence ATGCCCCCCACCAAACCCATGTCCTTTGGCGCGCTGGCCGTGATTGGCGCTGTCGCCCTGGCACTTCCGCTTGGCCTGGCGTGGGCCGGGGGGCTGATCGGCCCGCACCGCATCAACGGCGGCGATGTGACGGCAGCGCTGGAGGACAATGGCGGCCTGCATCCCGGCTATCGCCGTGCCCATGCCAAGGGCCTGTGTTTCAGCGGCTCCTTCGAGGCCAATGGAAACGGAACAGCCTTGTCGAGGGCCTCGGCCCTGCGCGCAGGGACCTATCCCGTGATCGGGCGTTTCTCGCTGGCGGGCGGCAATCCGCTGGCGGGCGATGGGCGCAATGTCTTCCATGCGATGGCCTTGCGCCTTCGCACGCCGGACGGGCATGAATGGCGCATGGCGATGGATCACACGCCGATCTTCCCCGTTGCCGATGTCGCCTCCTTCATCGCGCTGCAGCGCGCGACGAAGCCCGATCCCAAAACCGGCAAGCCGGACCCTGCCGCGATGAAGCCGTTTCTGGCGCAGCATCCCGAGGTCAAGGCGTTCCAGACCTATATCGCCGCAGCGATCCTGCCTGACAGCTTCGCCAATGCGACCTATTACAGCATCAGCGCTTTCCGCTTCACCGATGCGGCAGGCACCACCCGCTTCGTGCGCTGGCAGTTCGACCCTGAAGCGCCTTTGAGCGGGTTGGACAAGAAGCATCTCGACGCCTTGCCACGCGATGCCCTGTTTCAGGAGATGATCGCGCGCACGGCCAAGGGGCCATCGCGCTGGCATCTGAAGCTGGTGGTCGCCAATCCGGGCGATGTGACGGACAAGGCCACTGTCGCCTGGACCGGCGCCCACCGCACCGTGGATGCCGGTGTTCTGACGCTCACCAGCGTGCAGCCGGAAGAGAACGGCGCCTGCCGCGATCTCAACTTTGATCCCACCATCCTGCCGCCCGGCATCAGCCTGTCGGATGATCCGCTGCTGGGGGCGCGGTCCAAGACCTATTCCTCCTCCTTCAACCGTAGGGCCGGGGAGGGCGTCCATCCCAGCGCCGCCGGGCAGGATCTGGCCAAGGAGAAAGGCCAATGA
- the wrbA gene encoding NAD(P)H:quinone oxidoreductase: protein MSKVLVLYYSSYGHIETMAHAIAEGARAAGASVDVKRVPETVPDAIAQSAHFKLDQAAPVATVAELADYDAIVIGTGTRFGRMSSQMAAFLDQAGGLWMRGALNGKVGAAFTSTGSQHGGQEVTLFSIITNLLHFGMTIVGLPYSHQGQMSVDEIVGGSPYGATTVAGPDGSRQPTAIDLEGARHQGELVARVANKIFG from the coding sequence ATGAGCAAAGTCCTGGTTCTCTATTATTCCAGCTACGGCCATATCGAAACCATGGCCCATGCCATTGCCGAGGGCGCCCGCGCCGCCGGTGCCAGCGTCGATGTGAAGCGCGTGCCCGAAACGGTGCCCGATGCCATCGCCCAATCGGCGCATTTCAAGCTGGATCAGGCGGCGCCCGTGGCCACCGTCGCCGAGCTGGCCGATTATGACGCGATCGTCATCGGCACGGGCACCCGTTTTGGCCGCATGTCGAGCCAGATGGCCGCCTTCCTCGATCAAGCCGGTGGCCTCTGGATGCGCGGCGCGCTAAACGGCAAGGTGGGCGCGGCCTTCACCTCGACCGGTTCGCAGCATGGCGGACAGGAGGTGACACTCTTCTCGATCATCACCAATTTGCTGCATTTCGGCATGACCATCGTCGGCCTGCCCTACAGCCATCAGGGGCAGATGAGCGTCGATGAGATCGTGGGCGGATCACCCTATGGCGCCACCACGGTCGCCGGGCCTGACGGTTCGCGCCAGCCCACGGCGATCGATCTGGAAGGCGCTCGCCATCAGGGCGAACTGGTCGCCAGAGTTGCGAACAAGATTTTCGGCTGA
- a CDS encoding winged helix-turn-helix domain-containing protein — translation MPQGPEFTFGDFTLDLERKMLWQGHAHVPVGHRAFAILALLVENPGRLVTKSELFERAWPGISVDAANLRVQIGNIRRLLGPSGKDIVTEQSLGYSFQGDVRLAPLSRPAQITERFYAPANLTSPIGRERDISALEQGLASHRLVSIVGPGGIGKTTLALEVARRVDPDFLDGICFVDLGAAVEEGDVLAAVAAALQRPVQSHCQADILACLRTRRVLMVLDCCERMIEPVAHLAEAILANAPGVSVLATSREALRLPGEFVLHADGLAVPESDCPLDQAMGFGGFALFMRAAASAGAGPLAGLLADRGDVALIADICRRLDGIPLAIELAASLSGTLALQQIRQSLDERISGLAPARRGGPARHRTLDATITWSYDMLGEIEALALRRLSIFAGDFSLTAAQKVIAYGEIDNATATRAIAALAQKSLLSSRILSGGAQYRLLETTRYFAEGRLTDLEERSDLSRRHARYVLETLRAWEPNILSVLREDNAPAAFARDVHAALERIFADSQASLLGIELTLAAESLWLALGLYDEHARWMRRAEEALGAAPQDGPLAASVLTGRAYSVLYNTADDRLIELVGAAVQSASQIGDDILEMRNLFHGVYFNLIRHRGGEALRFARAYHDRAKMSGNHALLGFASVAVAIAQVQTGDWEQAMACFEATLASPPPALPDPISIRLGLDVGSLALFELGGLIWIQGHARRGTALIEEALRLTEQNGSPQNRFQVLCFGGCSSAILCGDRERLRHYLALLEAHAREFALWAITASAYRGGLAYLEGRYADARDLLEQYFAASVPSASLDGIFLTILAEVRGRLGDEEGALAALADAWARRTSDRDPFIAAQVHRVRGTLALGKPQEEDMAAALYRQSIAVARANRTLAFEIPAVMDLARLECSHGRYDEALTVLRSTLASAPADEDLPGMSDIRRLAEEIEFKIR, via the coding sequence ATGCCGCAGGGACCGGAATTCACATTCGGAGACTTCACCCTCGATCTTGAGCGCAAGATGCTGTGGCAGGGGCATGCCCATGTCCCCGTCGGGCATCGCGCCTTTGCGATACTGGCGCTGCTGGTCGAGAACCCCGGACGCCTCGTCACCAAATCGGAACTGTTCGAGCGGGCATGGCCCGGCATCAGTGTCGATGCGGCCAATCTGCGGGTGCAGATCGGCAACATCCGTCGCCTGCTGGGCCCCTCCGGCAAGGACATCGTGACAGAGCAGTCGCTGGGATACAGCTTTCAGGGCGATGTCCGGCTCGCGCCGCTTTCCCGCCCCGCCCAGATTACGGAGCGCTTTTACGCGCCTGCCAATCTGACGTCACCGATCGGTCGCGAACGTGATATCTCCGCTCTGGAACAGGGGCTTGCTTCGCATCGGCTGGTGTCGATCGTCGGCCCCGGGGGCATTGGCAAGACGACCCTGGCGCTTGAGGTCGCACGCAGGGTCGATCCCGATTTCCTCGATGGCATCTGCTTTGTCGATCTGGGGGCAGCGGTCGAGGAGGGCGATGTGCTTGCCGCCGTCGCGGCGGCCTTGCAGCGCCCGGTTCAGAGCCATTGTCAGGCCGATATCCTCGCCTGTCTGCGCACCCGCCGCGTGTTGATGGTGCTGGATTGCTGCGAGCGCATGATCGAGCCGGTGGCGCATCTTGCCGAGGCCATTCTCGCCAATGCGCCCGGCGTCAGCGTGCTGGCCACCAGCCGCGAGGCCTTGCGGCTGCCCGGAGAGTTCGTTCTCCATGCCGATGGGCTGGCGGTGCCTGAGTCAGACTGCCCGCTCGATCAGGCGATGGGCTTCGGCGGCTTTGCGCTTTTTATGCGCGCGGCGGCATCGGCTGGCGCTGGCCCGCTTGCCGGCCTGCTTGCCGACAGGGGCGATGTGGCGTTGATCGCCGACATTTGCCGGCGTCTCGATGGCATTCCGCTCGCCATCGAACTGGCGGCCAGCCTGTCGGGCACGCTGGCGCTGCAGCAGATCCGGCAAAGCCTGGATGAGCGCATCTCTGGCCTTGCCCCCGCGCGGCGTGGCGGTCCGGCACGGCATCGCACGCTCGATGCCACGATCACCTGGAGCTACGATATGCTGGGGGAGATCGAGGCGCTGGCCTTGCGCCGCCTGAGCATCTTCGCCGGGGATTTCTCGCTGACAGCAGCGCAGAAGGTGATCGCCTATGGTGAGATCGATAATGCGACCGCGACAAGGGCGATTGCCGCTCTGGCGCAAAAATCCCTGCTATCCAGTCGAATTCTTTCGGGCGGGGCCCAGTATCGGCTTCTGGAGACGACACGGTATTTTGCCGAAGGTCGCCTGACCGATCTGGAGGAGCGATCGGACCTCTCGCGCAGGCATGCCCGATATGTGCTGGAAACGCTGCGGGCATGGGAGCCCAATATCCTTTCGGTCCTGCGCGAGGATAACGCCCCCGCCGCCTTTGCCCGCGATGTCCATGCGGCTCTGGAGCGGATCTTCGCTGACAGTCAGGCAAGCCTTCTGGGGATCGAACTGACGCTGGCGGCCGAGAGCCTGTGGCTGGCGCTCGGGCTCTATGATGAACATGCCCGCTGGATGCGGCGGGCGGAAGAGGCGCTTGGCGCCGCGCCGCAGGACGGTCCTCTCGCGGCATCCGTGTTGACGGGCCGGGCTTACAGCGTTCTTTACAACACGGCGGATGACCGGCTGATCGAGCTGGTTGGGGCCGCCGTGCAGAGCGCAAGCCAGATCGGCGACGATATTCTGGAAATGCGCAACCTGTTCCACGGCGTCTATTTCAATCTGATCCGGCATAGGGGCGGTGAGGCGCTCCGCTTTGCCCGCGCCTATCATGACCGCGCGAAGATGTCCGGCAATCATGCCTTGCTCGGTTTCGCGAGTGTGGCTGTGGCGATTGCGCAGGTTCAGACCGGGGACTGGGAGCAGGCGATGGCCTGTTTCGAAGCGACCCTTGCCAGCCCGCCACCTGCGCTGCCCGATCCGATCAGCATTCGTCTGGGGCTGGATGTGGGATCATTGGCCCTCTTCGAGCTGGGCGGATTGATCTGGATACAGGGCCATGCACGTCGTGGCACGGCGCTGATCGAGGAGGCCTTGCGCCTCACCGAGCAGAATGGTTCGCCGCAGAACCGGTTTCAGGTGCTGTGCTTCGGTGGCTGCAGTTCGGCCATTCTTTGCGGTGATCGGGAGAGATTGCGCCATTATCTCGCGCTGCTTGAGGCTCATGCGCGTGAGTTCGCGCTCTGGGCGATCACCGCCAGCGCCTATCGTGGCGGGCTGGCCTATCTTGAGGGGCGCTATGCCGATGCAAGAGACCTGCTTGAGCAGTATTTTGCGGCCAGCGTGCCTTCGGCCTCGCTGGACGGCATTTTCCTGACGATTCTGGCGGAGGTTCGGGGGCGGCTGGGCGACGAGGAGGGCGCGCTGGCGGCGCTGGCCGATGCCTGGGCGCGCAGAACGAGCGACCGTGATCCCTTCATCGCCGCGCAGGTGCATCGCGTGCGGGGCACTCTTGCCTTGGGAAAGCCGCAAGAAGAGGACATGGCGGCCGCTCTCTATCGGCAGTCCATCGCGGTGGCGCGTGCAAACCGGACTTTGGCTTTCGAGATTCCCGCTGTGATGGATCTGGCCCGGCTCGAATGCTCTCACGGCCGCTATGACGAGGCTTTGACGGTTCTGCGATCCACCCTTGCTTCCGCCCCGGCCGATGAGGATCTGCCGGGCATGTCGGACATCAGGCGTCTGGCTGAAGAGATAGAGTTCAAGATCCGCTGA
- a CDS encoding alpha/beta fold hydrolase — translation MSSGFVKTQDGTEIFYKDWGPRDAQPIVFHHGWPLSSDDWDTQMLFFLGHGYRVVAHDRRGHGRSTQVDTGHDMDHYAADAAAVAEHLDLRNAVHIGHSTGGGEVARYVAKHGQPQGRVAKAVLVSAVPPLMLKTPANPGGTPLEVFDGFRAALAANRAEFFHAVAAGPFYGFNRPGAKVSQPVIDNWWRQGMMGSVLAHYQGIKAFSETDQTEDLKAIGVPTLVMQGDDDQVVPYTDAALLQIKLLKNGTSKIYKGFSHGMLTVNAETINPDLLAFVKA, via the coding sequence ATGAGCAGCGGTTTTGTGAAAACTCAGGACGGCACCGAAATCTTCTACAAGGACTGGGGCCCCAGGGACGCCCAGCCCATCGTCTTCCATCACGGCTGGCCGCTCAGCTCGGACGATTGGGACACGCAGATGCTGTTCTTCCTCGGCCATGGCTACCGGGTGGTGGCGCATGATCGCCGTGGTCATGGCCGCTCCACGCAGGTCGATACCGGCCATGACATGGATCACTACGCCGCCGATGCCGCAGCGGTGGCCGAGCATCTCGACCTGCGCAATGCCGTCCATATCGGCCATTCGACCGGTGGTGGCGAGGTGGCCCGCTATGTCGCGAAGCATGGCCAGCCGCAGGGCCGCGTGGCCAAGGCGGTGCTGGTCAGCGCCGTGCCGCCGCTGATGCTCAAGACGCCCGCCAATCCCGGCGGCACCCCGCTGGAGGTCTTCGACGGCTTCCGCGCCGCTCTGGCCGCGAACCGCGCCGAATTCTTCCACGCCGTGGCCGCAGGGCCCTTCTATGGCTTCAACCGCCCGGGCGCGAAGGTCTCCCAGCCGGTGATCGACAATTGGTGGCGGCAGGGCATGATGGGCAGCGTCCTGGCCCATTATCAGGGCATCAAGGCCTTTTCCGAAACCGACCAGACCGAGGATCTCAAGGCCATCGGCGTGCCAACCTTGGTGATGCAGGGCGATGACGATCAGGTCGTGCCCTATACCGATGCGGCGCTGCTGCAGATCAAGCTGCTGAAGAATGGCACCTCGAAGATCTACAAGGGCTTTTCCCATGGCATGCTGACCGTGAATGCCGAGACGATCAATCCCGATCTGCTCGCTTTCGTGAAGGCCTGA
- a CDS encoding CPBP family intramembrane glutamic endopeptidase, translated as MRAELLGTAWNRQSRIILGNKGVLRPGPWMVLRSLLWMIALLIVTGAILSLQSLVTSLIPHATVTVAMAFICTGLGFTAYIALVRQGEKRWPVELSTVGFLREYLAGFLTGGLIIAMTIGFLWLAGGYEIKPGRWTDWPHDLREAIGTGLLEELLARLIIFRLLSRAFGMAAGLLLSAAAFGAAHLSNPHATPLAALAIAVEAGLLFAGFYMLTGRIWMSAGIHAGWNLMLGGIFGARVSGMASDGSLLVSLPRHGSIDALTGGGFGPEASLPAVILGLGAFALIVRFLPKCRQPPKSD; from the coding sequence ATGCGCGCCGAATTGCTGGGAACAGCATGGAACCGCCAGAGCCGGATCATCCTTGGCAACAAGGGCGTTCTGCGCCCCGGCCCCTGGATGGTGCTGCGCAGCCTGCTGTGGATGATCGCCCTGTTGATCGTAACAGGCGCGATCCTTTCCCTGCAGTCGCTCGTCACCTCTCTGATCCCGCATGCCACCGTGACCGTCGCTATGGCCTTTATCTGCACCGGGCTGGGCTTTACCGCCTATATCGCCCTCGTGCGTCAGGGAGAAAAACGCTGGCCCGTCGAACTGTCCACGGTCGGCTTCCTGCGCGAGTATCTGGCCGGTTTCCTGACCGGTGGCCTGATCATCGCCATGACGATAGGCTTCCTCTGGCTTGCTGGCGGCTATGAGATCAAGCCGGGGCGCTGGACAGACTGGCCCCATGACCTTCGCGAGGCAATCGGCACCGGCCTGCTGGAAGAACTGCTGGCGCGCCTGATCATCTTCCGCCTGCTCTCGCGTGCTTTCGGCATGGCAGCCGGGCTGCTGCTTTCGGCCGCAGCCTTTGGCGCAGCACATCTCTCCAATCCGCACGCCACGCCGCTGGCTGCTTTGGCCATCGCCGTGGAAGCCGGACTGCTTTTCGCCGGTTTCTATATGCTGACAGGCCGCATCTGGATGTCGGCCGGCATTCACGCCGGCTGGAACCTGATGCTGGGCGGAATTTTCGGGGCACGCGTTTCGGGCATGGCCAGTGACGGCAGTCTGCTGGTCAGCCTGCCCAGGCACGGATCGATCGATGCCCTGACGGGAGGAGGCTTCGGACCGGAAGCCTCGCTTCCGGCTGTCATCCTCGGCTTGGGCGCCTTTGCACTCATTGTCCGATTTCTGCCGAAATGCAGGCAGCCCCCAAAAAGCGATTAA